One region of Drosophila kikkawai strain 14028-0561.14 chromosome 2R, DkikHiC1v2, whole genome shotgun sequence genomic DNA includes:
- the LOC108082570 gene encoding transcription factor grauzone: MICRLCLNSVNDADTLQIFEGLGLSLNVATVLSKHFWFEPKSDDPISKVICLRCWQQVSDFHEFYAAVEKAHRLLTERFSLKTSQDQPKVEVEEQEEEEEEEDLLEFHEQAEDIELPGSDNESGSFSNEQFLSEVIAQQENSKDFKPLEEEFARESTDLELKEAEEKAAQPIVAQEERRETRSTTKSKALPAAEQPQPPPKPTKPSIKPRAKRSTTCKTTASKRYANYKQCMLDIDAKISAHMRLTCDVCHEGQETFLLLCKHMMQAHHRKGYAICCNKKFYKRSFLTDHIDRHADPEKFKCRQCDKRFADKQCLRNHELLKHQPEEEKTFMCEQCPKRYTKQYLLDQHRVIHKERNVVCDLCERRFPNQSLLCTHVKMVHGNYGTMCDICAQVIRGRAAFQRHQLEHAGVTEPKVQCDICGSWHKNKHSLKKHVRRHNGSAATCDLCGKVSPNRSAMLSHQRYVHLTDRKHECSVCGKAFKKAITLKEHMTMHTGEVLYKCPHCPKTFNSNANQHTHRRKCHPKEFEEARKARSEKRKAIEEEEGEATTHILTISADGEEATHRILLTNSNEDLKAETIEFTLCLSPQAGE, from the exons ATGATTTGCCGCTTGTGCCTGAACAGTGTCAACGATGCGGACACGCTGCAGATCTTCGAAGGCCTGGGACTCTCCCTGAATGTGGCGACGGTGCTATCCAAACATTTTTGGTTTGAG CCCAAAAGCGATGATCCCATATCCAAGGTGATCTGTTTGAGGTGCTGGCAGCAAGTGAGCGACTTTCATGAGTTCTATGCGGCGGTGGAGAAGGCCCATCGCTTGCTCACCGAACGCTTTTCCTTGAAAACCAGCCAGGATCAGCCGAAGGTAGAGGTGGAAGAGCaggaggaagaggaagaggaggaggatctGCTGGAGTTCCATGAGCAGGCGGAGGATATAGAGCTGCCGGGCAGCGATAACGAGAGTGGTTCCTTTAGCAACGAGCAGTTCCTCAGCGAGGTCATAGCCCAGCAAGAGAATTCCAAGGACTTTAAGCCCTTGGAAGAGGAGTTTGCAAGGGAATCTACAGATTTAGAACTTaaggaggcggaggagaagGCTGCTCAACCTATTGTAGCCCAAGAAGAACGGCGGGAAACCCGTTCTACAACCAAGAGTAAAGCCCTGCCGGCAGCAGAGCAGCCACAACCTCCCCCTAAACCTACCAAGCCAAGCATTAAACCCCGAGCCAAGAGAAGCACCACCTGCAAGACCACCGCCAGCAAGCGCTATGCCAACTACAAGCAATGCATGCTGGACATTGATGCCAAGATCTCGGCCCACATGCGTCTCACCTGTGATGTGTGCCACGAGGGACAGGAGACCTTTCTACTCCTTTGCAAGCACATGATGCAGGCTCATCATCGCAAGGGCTATGCCATTTGCTGCAACAAGAAGTTCTACAAGCGTTCCTTTCTCACCGATCACATTGATAGGCATGCCGATCCCGAGAAGTTCAA ATGCAGGCAATGCGACAAGCGCTTTGCGGACAAGCAATGCCTGCGGAATCACGAGCTGTTGAAGCATCagccggaggaggagaagaCCTTCATGTGCGAGCAGTGCCCCAAGAGATATACAAAGCAGTATCTGTTGGATCAGCATAGGGTTATACACAAGGAGCGCAATGTGGTGTGCGATTTATGCGAGAGGAG ATTTCCCAATCAATCCCTGCTCTGCACGCATGTGAAAATGGTCCATGGCAACTATGGCACCATGTGCGACATCTGTGCCCAGGTTATACGCGGACGAGCAGCCTTCCAGCGCCATCAACTAGAGCATGCTGGGGTGACAGAGCCCAAGGTGCAGTGTGACATTTGTGGATCctggcataaaaataaacacagcCTCAAGAAGCATGTACGTCGACACAATGGCTCAGCTGCCACCTGCGATCTTTGCGGCAAGGTTTCACCCAACAGAAGTGCCATGTTGAGCCATCAGCGTTATGTCCATCTCACAGATAGAAAGCACGAGTGTAGTGTGTGTGGCAAGGCCTTCAAAAAGGCCATTACCTTAAAGGAGCACATGACTATGCACACGGGCGAGGTGCTCTACAAGTGTCCCCATTGTCCCAAGACCTTCAATTCGAATGCCAATCAGCACACACATCGCAGGAAATGCCATCCCAAGGAGTTTGAAGAGGCCAGAAAGGCCAGAAGTGAGAAGAGAAAGGCCattgaggaggaggagggagagGCCACTACCCACATACTGACCATATCAGCGGATGGCGAGGAGGCAACCCACAGGATATTGCTAACCAACAGCAATGAGGATCTCAAGGCGGAGACCATCGAGTTCACTTTGTGTCTTAGTCCTCAAGCAGGAGAGTAA
- the Vps51 gene encoding vacuolar protein sorting-associated protein 51 homolog yields MAEHPFDMDSSSFDAEKYLERLLKDCSLKQIMDTEAAVVKDTQTLHSDMQTLVYENYNKFISATDTIRRMKDDFKQMETDVNLLMTKMQSITTFSEQITGTLQGTRSQLCRLSEKHSLLKRLQFLSTLPAKLKSLIEEQNYAQAVQDYLHAQKVFAQYGRQPSFDGIQRDCDAIMADLKERLRKDFQRAGNTAQSLTEIGELLLQLDEKTSDLASEMLTCAGKRLHEQIVMLQDQTERDMLEFVDMGIDGFLNDLALVVTSYFDMFVAKHYEQERDDFQENALQELNIFLNANIDKYLTLVQDRVESDIGYGDTQVMLRALDRLHRRLQAMRNICRGLEVQRNTVSIIIGAAHQLCDAHAKNLKDHFADSLSAVRLSLVSAKSDAATGLNLSDLISNLYVAMVEKIKGVLQDLLIFLRTDWSFNIKAEHKGALCVEGIRENLLIGFLRHIAKVMCGFGEASSSSPPNLLLVLSKTCLELEQQGVHILIALVDDLYEIDSENSATLTHETEICAEMRETAQALLDAYVRLQGTNISQMLRKSVETRDWLNCLEPRSVRAVMKRVVEELGSIETVVASLYEATSNTATGFRTTASSDSSRKTYFSNFASTSKPQYRSNWSNYTPSQLESSYVSNIHRLFSERVEIFTSVEFTKASIVMGIIKIGLKTLLECVRLRTFSKYGLQQIQVDAHYLQMNLWRFVSDENLVNFLLDEILGSAVQRCLESVLMEPNAVEIICERG; encoded by the exons ATGGCGGAACATCCTTTTGACATGGACAGCTCCAGTTTCGATGCGGAAAAGTATCTGGAGAGGCTGCTAAAG GACTGTTCCCTTAAACAAATCATGGACACGGAAGCAGCGGTGGTCAAGGACACCCAAACCCTGCACTCGGACATGCAAACTCTGGTCTACGAGAACTACAACAAGTTCATCTCCGCCACGGACACCATACGCCGCATGAAGGACGACTTCAAGCAGATGGAAACGGATGTGAATCTCCTAATGACCAAGATGCAGTCCATCACTACGTTCAGTGAGCAAATCACAGGAACCCTGCAGGGCACACGCTCTCAGCTGTGTCGCCTCTCCGAGAAGCATTCCCTGCTGAAGCGCCTCCAGTTCCTGTCCACGCTGCCCGCCAAGCTGAAATCGCTGATTGAGGAGCAAAACTATGCACAGGCTGTGCAAGATTACCTTCATGCCCAGAAGGTGTTTGCTCAGTATGGACGACAGCCTTCCTTTGATGGCATTCAGCGAGATTGTGATGCTATTATGGCGGATTTGAAGGAGCGATTGAGAAAGGATTTCCAACGAGCAGGGAATACGGCACAATCCCTGACGGAGATTGGAGAACTGCTGTTGCAGCTGGACGAGAAGACCTCGGATCTGGCCAGTGAAATGCTGACCTGCGCTGGGAAACGTCTTCATGAACAGATAGTGATGCTGCAGGATCAGACCGAACGGGATATGCTGGAGTTTGTGGACATGGGCATAGATGGTTTCCTTAATGATCTGGCCCTGGTGGTGACCTCCTACTTTGATATGTTTGTGGCCAAGCATTACGAGCAGGAGCG CGACGACTTCCAGGAGAATGCTTTACAAGAGCTCAACATCTTCCTCAACGCCAATATAGACAAGTATCTTACGCTCGTCCAGGATCGTGTGGAGTCTGACATAGGCTATGGCGATACTCAGGTGATGCTGCGTGCTTTGGATCGCCTTCATCGCCGCCTGCAGGCCATGAGGAATATCTGCCGGGGCTTGGAAGTGCAACGTAATACAGTTTCTATAATTATTGGAGCTGCCCATCAGCTGTGCGATGCCCATGCCAAGAACCTCAAGGATCACTTTGCTGATAGCCTGAGTGCCGTGAGACTTTCCCTGGTTTCCGCCAAGAGTGATGCTGCCACTGGACTGAATCTGAGTGATTTGATTAGCAATTTGTATGTGGCCATGGTGGAGAAGATCAAGGGTGTGCTGCAGGATCTGCTTATCTTTCTGCGCACCGATTGGTCTTTTAATATCAAGGCGGAACACAAGGGAGCCTTGTGTGTGGAGGGTATAAGAGAGAATTTGCTTATAGGGTTCCTTCGTCACATAGCCAAGGTGATGTGTGGCTTTGGTGAAGCCTCCAGCTCCAGTCCACCCaatctgctgctggtgctgtcCAAGACTTGTCTGGAGTTGGAGCAGCAGGGCGTGCATATACTG ATTGCCCTTGTGGATGATCTCTATGAAATCGATTCAGAGAACAGTGCCACCTTAACCCATGAAACGGAGATTTGTGCTGAAATGAGGGAGACTGCCCAGGCCCTCCTGGATGCCTATGTCCGCCTGCAGGGCACCAATATCTCCCAAATGCTGCGCAAAAGTGTGGAAACCAGAGACTGGCTCAATTGCCTGGAACCCAGATCCGTGAGAGCCGTGATGAAGCGCGTGGTGGAGGAACTGGGCAGCATTGAAACCGTGGTGGCCAGTCTGTATGAGGCCACTTCTAATACAGCTACGGGTTTCCGCACCACAGCCAGCAGTGATTCCAGCCGAAAGACTTACTTTAGCAACTTTGCCTCCACCTCCAAGCCGCAGTATCGTTCCAATTGGTCCAACTATACGCCCTCGCAGCTGGAGTCTAGCTATGTTTCCAACATACATCGCTTGTTCTCGGAGCGTGTGGAGATCTTTACCTCGGTGGAGTTTACCAAGGCCTCGATTGTGATGGGCATCATTAAAATTGGTCTCAAG ACTCTTCTGGAGTGCGTGAGACTAAGAACCTTTAGCAAATATGGCCTCCAGCAGATCCAAGTGGATGCCCATTATCTGCAAATGAATTTGTGGCGTTTTGTGAGCGATGAAAA CCTGGTAAACTTTCTCTTGGACGAAATCCTGGGCTCAGCGGTTCAACGCTGCTTGGAATCGGTTTTAATGGAACCAAATGCTGTGGAAATTATATGCGAAAGGGGTTAG